Proteins from a genomic interval of Lolium perenne isolate Kyuss_39 chromosome 1, Kyuss_2.0, whole genome shotgun sequence:
- the LOC127320978 gene encoding probable apyrase 7 — protein sequence MRLSSSLQDLPTFSRIDALERGSSIGGDLSSGRAKPPVRTLQREGPVASFSKERTPPSSPTNRKKCMRTVGCAIALFLLVCSIYASLRYFHVFLSEGSSEYYVILDCGSTGTRVYVYEWSINHNDGNTLPIALKPLGTAPKKKLGKLTGRAYQRMETEPGLSKLVHNEAGMKKAIEPLLQMAEQQIPRRAHKHTPVFLYATAGVRKLPSADSEWLLDNAWDVLKNSSFSCSRDRVKIISGMDEAYYGWIALNHHLNVLGTSSSEMTYGSLDLGGSSLQVTFETEKTVQDDTSIHLRIGSVNHQLSAYSLSGYGLNDAFDKSVAHLVKMVGGTAGNGKVQVKHPCLQTGYKEDYVCSYCHPLTQDGSPSVSGKTTGKEKQGTAVELVGAPQWDECSALAKVTVNLSEWSNTSSVVDCNIQPCALASTLPQPHGQFYAMSGFYVVFKFFNLTPDATLVDVLKRGQEYCEKPWDVAKSSVPPQPFIEQYCFRAPYITSLLREGLQIKDNQVIIGSGSITWTLGVALLEAGQAVSTRMDIQGYMILHREINPNIIIVLFVISAVLVICAILCVSNSFPRSFRKSYLPLFRPSSGGSSALGMGSPFRFHLWRHINSGDGRTKTPLSPTVAGSEPHPFSMSHGLGGSSVQLMESSRQSLGSYHSYSVGSLGQMQFSSGSRNPGRGQTTLQSRRSQSREDLTSSLADLVQKV from the exons ATGCGGCTTTCTTCTTCTCTTCAAGATCTGCCGACCTTCTCCAGAATTGATGCTTTAGAGAGGGGCTCTAGCATCGGTGGTGATCTGAGCTCAGGACGTGCGAAACCTCCTGTCCGCACACTTCAAAGGGAAGGTCCTGTAGCAAGCTTTTCAAAAGAGAGAACACCCCCGTCGTCACCAACAAATCGGAAGAAATGCATGAGAACAGTTGGTTGCGCTATTGCCCTGTTCCTGCTGGTGTGCTCCATATATGCTTCTTTGAGATATTTCCATGTCTTCCTCTCGGAAGGTAGCTCTGAATACTATGTGATTCTTGACTGTGGCAGCACCGGTACAAGAGTGTATGTTTACGAGTGGTCCATTAATCACAATGATGGGAACACGCTTCCTATTGCTTTGAAACCTTTAGGGACTGCTCCTAAGAAAAAATTGGGTAAATTGACTGGGCGCGCCTATCAAAGAATGGAAACTGAGCCTGGATTGAGCAAGCTTGTCCACAATGAAGCTGGAATGAAGAAGGCAATAGAGCCTCTCCTTCAAATGGCTGAGCAGCAGATCCCTAGACGTGCACACAAGCACACACCTGTTTTTCTGTATGCCACAGCTGGTGTCCGCAAGCTACCAAGTGCAGATTCAGAGTGGCTTCTGGATAATGCCTGGGATGTTCTGAAGAACTCATCGTTTTCTTGTAGTAGAGACAGAGTTAAGATCATCAGTGGCATGGATGAAGCTTATTATGGATGGATAGCTCTTAACCACCACTTGAACGTGCTTGGCACCTCGTCTTCTGAAATGACTTATGGTTCTCTTGATTTAGGCGGATCATCATTACAGGTGACATTTGAGACTGAGAAGACCGTTCAGGATGACACAAGCATTCATCTGAGGATTGGTTCTGTCAATCATCAACTTAGTGCTTATTCTCTTTCCGGATATGGATTAAATGATGCATTTGACAAATCTGTGGCACATCTGGTGAAGATGGTGGGAGGAACAGCTGGTAATGGCAAAGTGCAGGTCAAACATCCTTGTCTACAAACTGGATACAAGGAAGATTATGTCTGCTCCTACTGCCACCCACTTACACAAGATGGGAGTCCCAGTGTATCAGGGAAGACGACAGGAAAAGAGAAGCAGGGAACAGCAGTTGAACTGGTCGGGGCGCCTCAGTGGGACGAATGCAGTGCTCTTGCAAAAGTAACAGTGAATCTTTCAGAGTGGTCCAATACAAGTTCTGTAGTTGATTGTAACATTCAACCTTGTGCTCTTGCTAGTACCCTCCCCCAACCACATGGGCAGTTTTACGCCATGTCTGGTTTCTACGTGGTTTTCAAGTTTTTCAATTTGACTCCTGATGCTACTCTCGTTGATGTTCTAAAAAGAGGGCAGGAATATTGTGAAAAACCATGGGATGTTGCAAAGAGTAGCGTTCCACCACAGCCTTTTATAGAGCAGTATTGCTTCAGGGCTCCTTATATTACATCACTCCTGAGAGAGGGACTGCAGATCAAAGATAACCAGGTGATAATTGGCTCAGGTAGTATCACTTGGACTCTTGGCGTTGCTTTGCTAGAGGCTGGACAGGCAGTGTCTACACGGATGGATATTCAAGGATACATGATACTACACCGGGAGATAAACCCAAATATTATTATAGTATTGTTTGTTATTTCAGCCGTGCTGGTCATATGCGCCATATTGTGCGTTAGCAATTCGTTCCCAAGATCGTTCCGCAAATCCTATTTGCCACTTTTTAGGCCGAGCAGTGGAGGTAGTTCTGCACTTGGTATGGGATCACCTTTCAGATTTCATTTATGGAGACACATTAATTCAG GCGATGGAAGAACAAAGACACCATTGAGCCCTACTGTGGCTGGGTCAGAACCCCATCCATTCAGCATGAGTCATGGACTAGGAGGCAGCAGTGTCCAGCTTATGGAGTCTTCCAGGCAATCGTTGGGTTCATATCATAGCTATTCAGTTGGGAGCTTAGGCCAGATGCAGTTTTCTAGTGGATCACGGAACCCTGGCAGAGGTCAGACAACACTTCAAAGCCGGAGATCCCAGTCAAGAGAAGATCTCACTTCTTCATTAGCTGATCTTGTTCAAAAGGTGTAG